Within Bacteroidota bacterium, the genomic segment GCTGTAATTTTTGATATATCCGAAAAGATTGATGATTTTCTGGAGAGAGGCGCAACGATGAAACAAATTGTTTTCGACTACTACCTGAACTTCATTCCTTATTTTGCCGTATTGTTCAGCTCCCTGTTTACATTTATTTCTGTAATTTTCTTTACGTCCAAAATGGCATACAACACTGAAATCATTGCTATACTCAATAGTGGAATGAGTTTCTACCGTATGCTGGTTCCCTACTTTGTGTCTGCCTTGATACTGGCCACCTTTTCTTTTATGATGAGTAATTATGTACTTCCTTATGCAAATGCCAAGCGGCTTGATTTTGAGGAACATTATCTTCATGAAAAGCCTGTTTCCTTTGACGATCAGAATATCCACAAACAGGTAAAACCTGGCGTTTTTATCTACATGGAAAGTTACAGCAATATTACCAATGTAGGCTATAAATTTTCCATAGAAAAATATAATAAAGACGGGCAGATGATTTCGAAACTGATGAGTGATTATATCACCTGGGATTCGTTAAAATCCAAATGGTCTATCAAAAATTATTATATCCGGAATATCAACGGTTTGAAAGAGCAGATTATCAACGGATCAAGCATAGACACGACCCTGAGCATCACCCCTTCCGATTTCAGAAGAAGGGATAATTATGTGGAAACCATGAGCTTAAGTCAATTAAATAAGTATATTGCGGAACAAAAGATGCAGGGAGCCGAAAATATTGACGCATTGATTATTGAGAAAGACAAAAGGCTGGCCTTTCCTCTTTCTACATTTATCCTTACCCTGATCGGGG encodes:
- a CDS encoding LptF/LptG family permease — its product is MFGLKLIDRYIIKKFLGTFIFAILIIISIAVIFDISEKIDDFLERGATMKQIVFDYYLNFIPYFAVLFSSLFTFISVIFFTSKMAYNTEIIAILNSGMSFYRMLVPYFVSALILATFSFMMSNYVLPYANAKRLDFEEHYLHEKPVSFDDQNIHKQVKPGVFIYMESYSNITNVGYKFSIEKYNKDGQMISKLMSDYITWDSLKSKWSIKNYYIRNINGLKEQIINGSSIDTTLSITPSDFRRRDNYVETMSLSQLNKYIAEQKMQGAENIDALIIEKDKRLAFPLSTFILTLIGVSLSSRKVRGGIGMQIGLGILLSFAYILFLQFSSQFAISGTFSPLLAAWIPNIIFSIIALFLLKVAPK